A region of Streptomyces sp. WMMC500 DNA encodes the following proteins:
- a CDS encoding DUF4097 family beta strand repeat-containing protein, protein MPVQLVADPQTLAFEEPVTALKVRIVNGAVHVVGTHDDAGRPGVARLEVSEIEGPPLRVSLEDGELTVAYEDLPWRGFLKWLDRKGWRRRVVVSLAVPAAARVEVGVVGADAVVSGIAGRTDVRGVSGGATLVGLSGAVRADTVSGELEAQALEGDLRYNSVSGPLTLIDGAGGSVQADTVSGDMIIDLSPAARAADVRVNTVSGEIAIRLPEEPDVEVHASTTSGAVSNAFAALDVGGQWGAKSVDGRLGAGKGSLRATTVSGALALLRRPAEADDEPEDAPPGDGPASDGPTGDGPADRTAGPADKKVL, encoded by the coding sequence ATGCCGGTGCAGCTTGTGGCCGATCCCCAGACCCTCGCTTTCGAGGAGCCGGTCACGGCCCTGAAGGTGCGGATCGTCAACGGAGCCGTGCACGTCGTCGGCACCCACGACGACGCCGGCCGGCCGGGTGTGGCGCGCCTGGAGGTCAGCGAGATCGAGGGCCCGCCGCTGCGCGTGAGCCTGGAGGACGGCGAGCTGACGGTCGCGTACGAGGACCTGCCCTGGCGCGGCTTCCTGAAGTGGCTCGACCGCAAGGGCTGGCGCCGACGCGTCGTCGTCTCCCTCGCCGTGCCCGCCGCCGCGCGCGTCGAGGTGGGCGTCGTCGGCGCCGACGCCGTCGTCTCGGGGATCGCGGGCCGTACGGACGTACGCGGGGTGAGCGGCGGAGCCACCCTCGTCGGCCTCTCCGGCGCGGTCCGCGCCGACACCGTCTCGGGGGAGCTGGAGGCCCAGGCCCTCGAAGGCGACCTGCGCTACAACTCCGTCTCCGGCCCGCTCACCCTCATCGACGGCGCCGGCGGCAGCGTCCAGGCCGACACCGTCAGCGGCGACATGATCATCGACCTCTCCCCCGCCGCCCGCGCCGCGGACGTCCGCGTCAACACGGTCTCCGGCGAGATCGCCATACGGCTGCCCGAGGAGCCGGACGTCGAGGTGCACGCGAGCACGACGAGCGGAGCCGTCTCCAACGCCTTCGCGGCGCTGGACGTCGGCGGCCAGTGGGGCGCGAAGTCCGTCGACGGCCGCCTGGGCGCGGGCAAGGGCTCGCTGCGCGCGACCACCGTCTCCGGCGCCCTCGCCCTGCTCCGCCGCCCGGCGGAGGCGGACGACGAACCGGAGGACGCACCGCCGGGCGACGGCCCGGCGAGCGACGGTCCGACGGGCGACGGCCCGGCGGACAGGACCGCGGGCCCGGCAGACAAGAAGGTGCTCTGA
- a CDS encoding CU044_2847 family protein: MSSNLPQRVTLPDGTEVWVRATPLDERVAAETRAGVPAPVGAPEDADPAAAWDPDADDEPQDVADWGRLTARLAGFAPLVGGVAASVRAATAAAAPHEVSVTFGVEISAGTGKAIALLADANTAAQLSVTLTWQPGSRSAEPSGDASHAASATAPDTAASGASGASATASAPV; the protein is encoded by the coding sequence ATGAGCAGTAATCTGCCGCAGCGCGTGACTCTGCCGGACGGCACCGAGGTCTGGGTCCGGGCGACCCCGCTCGACGAGCGGGTCGCGGCGGAGACGCGGGCGGGGGTCCCGGCGCCCGTGGGTGCCCCCGAGGACGCCGACCCCGCGGCCGCGTGGGACCCGGACGCCGACGACGAACCCCAGGACGTCGCCGACTGGGGCCGGCTGACCGCCCGGCTCGCCGGCTTCGCGCCGCTGGTCGGCGGAGTGGCCGCCTCCGTACGGGCGGCGACCGCGGCCGCCGCGCCGCACGAGGTGAGCGTGACGTTCGGCGTGGAGATCTCCGCGGGGACGGGGAAGGCGATCGCGCTGCTCGCCGACGCGAACACCGCGGCGCAACTGTCGGTCACCCTCACCTGGCAGCCCGGTTCGCGGTCGGCCGAGCCCTCCGGGGACGCGTCCCACGCCGCCTCGGCCACCGCGCCCGATACGGCTGCATCTGGTGCATCCGGCGCGTCTGCCACGGCGTCCGCACCGGTATGA
- a CDS encoding DUF6104 family protein translates to MYFTDRGIEELEKRRGEEEVTFEWLAEQLRTFVDLNPEFEVPVERLATWLARLDDEDEDDD, encoded by the coding sequence ATGTACTTCACCGACCGCGGCATCGAGGAGCTGGAGAAGCGGCGCGGCGAGGAGGAGGTCACCTTCGAGTGGCTTGCCGAGCAGTTGCGTACGTTCGTCGACCTGAACCCGGAGTTCGAGGTTCCGGTCGAGCGGCTGGCCACCTGGCTCGCCCGCCTCGACGACGAGGACGAGGACGACGACTGA